The Zingiber officinale cultivar Zhangliang chromosome 10A, Zo_v1.1, whole genome shotgun sequence genome contains a region encoding:
- the LOC122028136 gene encoding WAT1-related protein At5g07050-like — translation MESYTKLFQRCKPYVAMISLQFGYAGMNIITKVSLNHGMSHYVLVVYRHAFATLSIAPFALVLERKVRPKITFPIFLQIFVLGLLGPVIDQNFYYAGLKFTSPTFSCAMSNMLPAMTFVLAVICRMEKVHLKKVRCQAKVVGTLVTVAGAMLMTLYKGPLMEMAWSKHSGPAHSGAAAADSTDKDWFKGCICLILATLAWASLFVLQAATIKKYDAPLSLTTWICGVGTLQAIAVTSIMEHKPSVWKIGFDMNLLAAAYAGIVTSSIAYYVQGLVIQERGPVFASAFSPLMMIVVAIMGSFILAEKIYLGGVVGAVLIVLGLYSVLWGKHKENKEKKMEALDISVAVKEMIELDAVELEKAKANNMAVSSIDKAVVAVNVFPVQDKSVLAKEEP, via the exons ATGGAGAGCTACACCAAGCTATTCCAAAGGTGCAAGCCCTATGTGGCGATGATCTCCCTCCAGTTCGGCTACGCCGGGATGAACATCATCACCAAGGTCTCCCTCAACCACGGCATGAGCCACTACGTCCTCGTCGTCTACCGCCATGCCTTCGCCACCTTGTCCATCGCCCCCTTCGCCCTCGTCCTCGAGAG GAAAGTTCGACCCAAGATCACTTTCCCAATCTTCCTGCAGATATTTGTACTAGGGCTCCTCGG GCCGGTTATCGATCAAAACTTCTACTACGCTGGACTAAAGTTCACCTCGCCAACCTTCTCCTGCGCCATGAGCAACATGCTCCCTGCGATGACCTTTGTGTTAGCCGTCATATGCAG GATGGAGAAGGTGCATCTGAAGAAGGTGAGATGCCAAGCCAAGGTGGTGGGAACTCTGGTGACGGTAGCCGGTGCCATGCTGATGACTCTGTACAAGGGGCCTCTCATGGAGATGGCCTGGAGCAAGCACTCGGGCCCGGCCCACTCCGGTGCGGCGGCCGCAGATTCGACCGACAAGGACTGGTTCAAAGGCTGTATCTGCCTCATCCTCGCCACTCTAGCGTGGGCCTCGCTCTTCGTCCTTCAGGCGGCGACCATCAAGAAGTACGACGCGCCCCTCTCGCTCACCACATGGATATGCGGCGTCGGCACTCTGCAGGCGATTGCTGTGACCTCGATCATGGAGCACAAGCCCTCTGTTTGGAAAATAGGCTTCGACATGAACCTCCTCGCTGCTGCCTACGCT GGGATTGTGACGTCTAGCATTGCCTACTACGTTCAGGGCCTGGTGATACAGGAAAGAGGACCAGTGTTTGCCTCTGCTTTCAGTCCACTGATGATGATCGTCGTGGCAATCATGGGGTCCTTCATCCTCGCCGAGAAGATCTATTTGGGAGG AGTTGTGGGTGCAGTGCTCATCGTGTTGGGACTCTACTCTGTTCTCTGGGGCAAGCACAAGGAgaacaaggagaagaagatgGAGGCTTTGGACATATCGGTAGCGGTGAAGGAGATGATAGAACTGGATGCAGTTGAGCTGGAGAAGGCTAAAGCCAACAACATGGCGGTCTCCTCCATTGACAAGGCTGTGGTGGCAGTGAACGTCTTCCCAGTACAAGATAAATCGGTGCTGGCCAAGGAGGAGCCATAA
- the LOC122027417 gene encoding cysteine proteinase inhibitor-like translates to MVSFAEKTILIFSFFLCVIAIADPNSMAALGGIRDVEGEAANGLEIEQLGRFAVDQHNKKENALLEFARVIKAREQVVAGTMHHLTVEVIDAGKKKIYEAKVWVKPWLNFKELQEFSHAGDSS, encoded by the exons ATGGTTTCCTTCGCCGAGAAGACGAtcctcattttctccttctttctCTGCGTAATAGCGATAGCAGATCCGAACTCCATGGCCGCCCTCGGAGGGATCAGAGACGTTGAGGGGGAGGCTGCCAACGGCCTCGAGATCGAGCAACTAGGTCGCTTCGCCGTCGACCAACACAACAAGAAGGAG AACGCTCTTCTGGAGTTTGCGAGGGTGATCAAGGCGAGGGAGCAGGTGGTCGCTGGGACTATGCACCATTTGACGGTCGAGGTCATTGATGCGGGAAAGAAGAAGATCTACGAGGCCAAGGTGTGGGTCAAGCCATGGCTCAACTTCAAGGAGCTTCAGGAGTTCAGTCACGCTGGAGACTCATCCTAA